The following nucleotide sequence is from Bacteroidales bacterium.
TTATAGCCCATTGTTCCATCAAGTTTTGAATGTTTTGCAATTTCTTGTAATAATGAAAAAGTATCATTTGAGAAGTGAAGGTTGTGTTTCTTATTATAATAGAGTCAAACATAAAAAATAAAGGTAAATTTTATACATTTGTATTATGCAAGTAATTTTAATAATCGGAGCTGTTCAGGCACTCTTTTTTGTAATTCTCTTATTTAATAAGAAAAGTAAAAGATTACCGGATAAAATTCTTGCAATTTGGCTTGTAATATTTGCCCTCCACTTATCTTATATTTACTTTTTATTTCAAAAAGGATACACTACTTATCTTGAATTTGGAGGCTATGACACCGGTATAATTGTTCTGTATTATTCATTAATGTTTATTTATTCCAAGTCATTAATTACAAACAATAATAAATTTAAAGTTAAGTGGCTGACTCATCTTATTCCGACAGGGGTTACTTATATCAGCATGATTCCTTATCTGTTGTTAAGCTATGAAGATAAAATATCACTATTCAACAAAAAAATATCTGACAATTTATTTTTTAATATTACAGCAGTAGCTATTATACTATTTATAACATATTATATTATTATCATTTTTAGACTTCTAAAAAAGCATGATCTTAATATCAAGAAAACATATTCTTATGATGAAAAAATAAACCTAACTTGGTTAAAAAAACTTTCTCTTGTTTTGGCAATTATTTGGGGTATTTTTCAACAACTATATTCTATATATATTATAAAGAATTCATTTCTAATTCAGGTTCAGTAGAGTTTTATACCAAACTCGAATTATACGGTTATTGTCTGTTTGTAGTATTTGTATATCTATTAGGTTTTTTTGGATATAAGCAGGGAAATATATTTACATACCAAAAAACATATTCAAAAAATGCAAGAAAAAACATTGATGATAACATTAGTATAACAAACAAAAAAGAGCACTCAAATAATAATGAAACTAAAAATATAAAAAATGAAGAGGAAGCATTTATTGATGTATTTTACAAATATATGATTGAACAAAAACCTTACCTTGACAGTACATTATCATTATTTCAATTGGCAAAAGAATTAAATGTTTCAACACATTATTTATCTGATATTTTGAATAATAACATTCATAAGAACTTTTACGAATTTATTAATTATTACAGAGTTGCTGAAGTCAAAAAAAGAATTATCTCCAATAAGAATTCCAAATTTACTATCCTTGCAATTGCATTAGATTCCGGCTTTAATTCAAAAGCTACTTTTAACAGAATCTTTAAAAATTACACAGGATATACGCCTTCGCAATTTCAAAAAGAATATAAATAACATTTTATACAAATCCCTTCAATTTTTAGGTCTCATTTAATAATTCATTATGTGCTGATATACTGTTAATTGCAATTTATTGAGACCTCTTTTATGTCCCGATAGTACTTTTGAGACGATTTGAATTCTTTTTTGATTTTTATTTGTATCAGAATCTTTTTATGAATAAAAAATCAATAAAAAAATGAAAACAAAAATCATAGCATGGCTTGCAAATGTTGTTGTAAAATATTACAAAGCAGTACTCGGTATTGTATTGCTAATTACTGTTATTGCAGCAATTTTATCAGAAAATTTGGTACTAAAAATGAATATGAAAGATATGATGCCTCAAAGTCATCCAATCGTAAAAGAATTCAATTTTATGGTTGATAATTTTGAAGCTGCATCAAGCATTATGATCACAGCAATAGGCGAAACAGAAGATTTGAAAAAATTTGCTGATGAAGTTGCCCCACAAATTGCAGCTCTTGATGAATACATATATCAGGTTGATCACAAGGTAAATCAAGAATTTCTAAAAAATCATGCATTAATGCTGGTTAAAAGCAAAGACTTGAAAAGCTCAAAAGAAACATTCAAACACCTTGGTCTCGTAAAATATCTTGAGGCCATGAATAACACCTTTGAAGAAACCTATATTGCTGACGGTGAAGAAAGTTTATCAAACAAGCAACAGGAATTCTATGCAATTGCTGCATTAGACGGGATAAAGACTTGGCTTTTAACAATGAATGATTACATGAATGATGATAATATAGGTATTGAAAAAGCAAAATGGGCTGTTGACAACATGCTTTTTGGTGAAGAATATATGTTATCGCCAAAAAAAGACATGATTATTATTACTGCTTTTCCAAAGTTCACAATTGATGATATGGACAGATCAAAAGAGTTGATATCTCATATTAATGAAATCATCAATAAAACAGCAAAAAAATATGACGGTATAAGAGATGTCGGGATTGCCGGTGCAATGGCAATTGGTGTGGATGAAGTAAAAGCAGCAGAAAGTGATATGAATGTTACTTCCTTAATAGCCTTCGTGTTGATAATTGTTATGTTCATAGTATCATTTAGAATGTGGATATCTCCAATGCTTGCAGGAGTAAGTTTAATTATAGGTATTATTTGGACAACAGGTTTTGCAGCTCTTACAGTAGGAAGCCTAAATATGATGACATCAATATTTGGTGTAATCCTAATTGGTCTCGGTATTGGATTTAATATCTATATTATTTCAGGTTATATAGAAAACAGATCAAAAGGAATGAGCATAGCAGAAGCTGTAAAGACGACTTTTTCTAAAACAGGAAATGCTATTTTAATCGGAGCTACAACTACCTCATTGGCATTTTTCACGCTAATGGTATCAGAAAACATAGGCATGAAGGAGTTTGGCCTTATTTCAGGTGTTGGAATATTGCTTACAATGCTTGCTTCTTTTGTTGTTTTACCGGCATTGTTGACTTTATTTGATAAAATAAAACTCAAAAAAGTTAATAAGCTTCAAAATAAACTTGAAAATATAAAACTAAACAAATCACAATATTTAAAGTTGAAAAAAAAATATGATAAGAAAACCAAAACACCTAAAACTCCTGCTTTCGGCTTTTTAGGAAACGTATCGACAGCTATTGGAAAAAGACCTGTAATCTATCTTTCTGTTGCTCTTACTTTAACTGTTATCATGATTTTTTCTGCAAAAAACATCAGCTTTAATTATGATTTTTTGAGTCTTGAACCGGAAGGTTTGCAAAGTATTAAAATGCAAGACTCCATTATGGAGAAATTTGATATGTCGCCCGATATGATTTTTATTTCTGTAAATTCAATAGAAGAGTCTCGCGAAATTGCAGAGAAAGTTAAAGATAACAGTAAAATCGGGTTTACGGGTTCTATTTCAGATTATATTCCGTCTGATGAGCAATATTCAAACAGACTGCCATATCTTAAAGAAATCAATAAATATTTAAAAAATAATGTGGCCGATACTCTTAAAGAAGAAGATATTGATGTATTGATTGATGAATTATATCGATTGGAAGACAATATTATTGAAATGGCTCAAATGGCCTATGCCGGCGGTCAAGATAAATTAGATAATAAGACAAAAGAAATTACCGGTGATTTGGAGAAAGAAGCAAAAGAAAGAAAGAGTATTGTTTCAGAGCTTGTAAATAAAATTGATGAAGACAGAAATAAAGCAACCGGTGCTTTAAAGCAATTTCAAAATCATTATGAACCATATTTGCGGAATGTGGCAATATCAATGAGCTCTACAGAAAAAATTACTTTAGACTTATTACCCGATGATATTCTGTCACAATTTATGAGTAAAGACAAATCTCGGTTTATGCTCAGCATGTATCCTAATGAACAGGTATGGGATTTGACTTTTCTTGAGCAATTTTCTGACCAAATGCATAAAATTGATGAACGTATAACCGGAAGCCCCATCATATACTACATATTAATTACACTTATTGCAAAAGACGGGGCTCTTGCTGCAATTTTAACACTAATAGTTGTATTTCTTCTTCTTCTGTTTGATTTCAGAAATCTAAAACTTGCATTACTTACTATGATTCCTTTAATACTCGGAACAATATGGATGATAGGTACAATGAATGCCATCGGGATGCAGCTTAATCTTTTAAATGTAATGGGATTACCGTTGATATTAGGAATCGGAATAGATTATGGTGTTCATATAATTCATCGGTATAAAATTGAAGGAAGCGGTAAATTAAAAACTATTTTCAGCAGCATAGGTAAAGCGGTATTCTTTGCAGCATTAACAACATTACTTGCCTTTGGTTCTCTCGGGTTTTCAACAAGCAGAGGTTTAGCAAGTATGGGCTTTACTTTAGCGATAGGTATAATAACCATTCTGACGGCTACACTTGTAATATTACCGGCTATCATATCATTAATAGATAATAAATCAAACAAATCAACTAAATAATTTATTGAGTTGCAAGGCACTTTAAAAGTGCCATGCAACTAATGAAAATAATAATATTAACAATTAAAAATAAATAAAATGAAACTATTAAATATTGCAATCGGATTATTACTTACTCTCGGAGTAAATGCTCAAAATTTATCTGTAAATCAGATAATGGAAAAAGTAGAGAAAAATGAAAAAATCTCTTCATCAATATCTACGATAAAACAGACAATCATAACAAGTAAAGGCAGTACAAGAACAATGACGATGAAAGGGTATTCAAAAGATGCCGGCGATAAACAACTTAGTATTTTTACCGGGCCTGCTCGAGTTAAAGGTGATAAAATATTAATGTTGAACGGTGGTGATGATATTTGGTTTTACACACCAAAAACAGATCGTGTGAGACATTTGGCAAGCAATGCAAGAAAACAGAAAGTACAAGGAAGTGATTTTTCGTATCAAGATATGGAATTAAGGGATTATAAAAAAGATTTTAAATCAAAAATTTTGGGAA
It contains:
- a CDS encoding helix-turn-helix domain-containing protein: MVKKTFSCFGNYLGYFSTTIFYIYYKEFISNSGSVEFYTKLELYGYCLFVVFVYLLGFFGYKQGNIFTYQKTYSKNARKNIDDNISITNKKEHSNNNETKNIKNEEEAFIDVFYKYMIEQKPYLDSTLSLFQLAKELNVSTHYLSDILNNNIHKNFYEFINYYRVAEVKKRIISNKNSKFTILAIALDSGFNSKATFNRIFKNYTGYTPSQFQKEYK
- a CDS encoding MMPL family transporter, translated to MKTKIIAWLANVVVKYYKAVLGIVLLITVIAAILSENLVLKMNMKDMMPQSHPIVKEFNFMVDNFEAASSIMITAIGETEDLKKFADEVAPQIAALDEYIYQVDHKVNQEFLKNHALMLVKSKDLKSSKETFKHLGLVKYLEAMNNTFEETYIADGEESLSNKQQEFYAIAALDGIKTWLLTMNDYMNDDNIGIEKAKWAVDNMLFGEEYMLSPKKDMIIITAFPKFTIDDMDRSKELISHINEIINKTAKKYDGIRDVGIAGAMAIGVDEVKAAESDMNVTSLIAFVLIIVMFIVSFRMWISPMLAGVSLIIGIIWTTGFAALTVGSLNMMTSIFGVILIGLGIGFNIYIISGYIENRSKGMSIAEAVKTTFSKTGNAILIGATTTSLAFFTLMVSENIGMKEFGLISGVGILLTMLASFVVLPALLTLFDKIKLKKVNKLQNKLENIKLNKSQYLKLKKKYDKKTKTPKTPAFGFLGNVSTAIGKRPVIYLSVALTLTVIMIFSAKNISFNYDFLSLEPEGLQSIKMQDSIMEKFDMSPDMIFISVNSIEESREIAEKVKDNSKIGFTGSISDYIPSDEQYSNRLPYLKEINKYLKNNVADTLKEEDIDVLIDELYRLEDNIIEMAQMAYAGGQDKLDNKTKEITGDLEKEAKERKSIVSELVNKIDEDRNKATGALKQFQNHYEPYLRNVAISMSSTEKITLDLLPDDILSQFMSKDKSRFMLSMYPNEQVWDLTFLEQFSDQMHKIDERITGSPIIYYILITLIAKDGALAAILTLIVVFLLLLFDFRNLKLALLTMIPLILGTIWMIGTMNAIGMQLNLLNVMGLPLILGIGIDYGVHIIHRYKIEGSGKLKTIFSSIGKAVFFAALTTLLAFGSLGFSTSRGLASMGFTLAIGIITILTATLVILPAIISLIDNKSNKSTK
- a CDS encoding outer membrane lipoprotein-sorting protein — translated: MKLLNIAIGLLLTLGVNAQNLSVNQIMEKVEKNEKISSSISTIKQTIITSKGSTRTMTMKGYSKDAGDKQLSIFTGPARVKGDKILMLNGGDDIWFYTPKTDRVRHLASNARKQKVQGSDFSYQDMELRDYKKDFKSKILGTATINGISCYKIESVPTATGPNYTKMIFWIDKTKFVALKTEYYEGNMLLKTMNTSNVKKIGNYWMPMKIVMTNNQTGSKSIIESIDIKINVSIDDSKFTTNYLKQK